Proteins found in one Candidatus Thorarchaeota archaeon genomic segment:
- a CDS encoding 4Fe-4S binding protein, with the protein SAVEVCTAAILGGPQVYGKIVEEIDEWLNAHNYDSVLDIHGMALQEIERAAPQQPPVVDLDTCTFCRLCERTCVYDAISVSREDGDVRISPEKCQQCGMCISVCPVRALSFE; encoded by the coding sequence GTCAGCGGTTGAAGTCTGTACAGCGGCTATACTCGGTGGTCCCCAGGTTTATGGAAAGATAGTTGAGGAAATCGACGAATGGCTGAATGCACACAACTACGATTCAGTTTTGGATATTCATGGAATGGCTCTACAGGAAATCGAGAGAGCGGCTCCACAACAACCTCCTGTTGTAGATTTAGACACCTGCACGTTCTGTAGATTGTGTGAGAGAACCTGTGTATACGATGCAATCTCTGTAAGCCGAGAAGATGGTGACGTCCGTATTTCACCAGAGAAATGCCAGCAATGTGGAATGTGTATTTCC